DNA from Lemur catta isolate mLemCat1 chromosome 7, mLemCat1.pri, whole genome shotgun sequence:
CTCGAGCCAGGCTCCCAGGACTGCTCCGGGACCGAGGGAACCTCGGACCCCTCCAAGCCAGCCATGGTGAGGCACCGGCGGCCCCGGGGCCCCACCCCCCCAGCCTGACCACACTGCCCTGGGTGCCCTCCTCCAGAAGCCCGAGATGCGGGGGGCCGGGAGGCGGCACTCCTGGCTCCCCAGAGAGGCGTGGGTCTGGGGCTGAGGGCCAGGGCCTGGATGCCCAGGTTCCGGGACTAGGGCCTCGGCAgccagcaggggtggggaccACGGGCACCCAGAGGAGGTCCTCCACACATCCCAACGCTGGCTCCTGGCCATGGAACCCTTGAAGAACCTCTTCCTCAAGAGTCCGCTGGGGTCATGGAatggcagtggcagtgggggcggcggggggtggtggtggaggccGGCCGGAGGGGTCTCCAAAGGCAGCAGCTTATGCCAACCCAGTGTGGACAGCCCTGTTTGACTACGAGCCCAGTGGACAGGACGAGCTGGCCCTGAGGAAGGGTGACCGTGTGGAGGTGCTGTCCCGGGATGCAGCCATCTCAGGAGATGAGGGATGGTGGGCGGGCCAGGTGGGTGGCCAGGTGGGCATCTTTCCATCCAACTATGTGTCTCGGGGTGGCGGCCCGCCCCCCTGCGAGGTGGCCAGCTTCCAGGAGCTGCGGCTGGAGGAGGTGATCGGCATTGGTGGCTTTGGCAAGGTCTACCGTGGCAGCTGGCGAGGCGAGCTGGTGGCCGTGAAGGCAGCTCGCCAGGACCCCGATGAGGACATCAGTGTGACAGCTGAGAGTGTTCGCCAGGAGGCCCGGCTTTTTGCCATGCTGGCACACCCCAACATCATTGCCCTCAAGGCCGTGTGCCTGGAGGAACCCAACCTGTGCCTGGTGATGGAGTATGCAGCTGGTGGGCCCCTGAGTCGTGCTCTGGCTGGGCGACGTGTGCCGCCCCATGTACTGGTCAACTGGGCCGTGCAGATTGCCCGTGGGATGCACTACCTGCACTGCGAGGCCCTGGTGCCCGTCATCCACCGAGACCTCAAGTCCAACAACAGTGAGTTTGGGGGGCATGGCTGGGGGTGTGACATGGCCCAGGCACACACCTGCTCCTAACCCTCAGCTGAGCCTAGCTAGGGATCTATTGGAGGCAGGAGCTCCTATCCTAGGGGAGCCCCCAGTTGACCAGGGGTGCCCATGGGCTCACACTGGCCCCAAAGCAGAAGTCCCAGGCAGTAAACAgaatcctcctgtcccagcctcagAAGAATACCTTGACCCCAGCCTGCAGCTGCAGCTTGGGCAAGTTAAGTAATTGGAATCTCTCAGGTGGGCCATAAGCATCCTGCCCAACCATGGCTACCACCTCAAAGAAGTCCCCTGGATGCTGGTGCTCCTTGTCTTCCTGTCCCCTGAAGTTCACAGTTGTGTTGgtgctctgccctcccctgccttcaTGGTGGGCAGCTCTTCCAGAGCAGATATCTCAGAGGGGAAAGCACCCCCTTGGTGGTCAAGGCTAGGGCCAGGGCTGGAATTTCTGGCCCCACTTCTCCCTGACTGCATGACCTCTAGCTGGTTATTTCAACTCAGAGTCTCAATTTCAGACTTTGTAAAAAGGAGAGTGAAATGGCTGAATGGGCTAAGCAAGCTCCAGCATAGGCTGCCCTATACACAATGGGTTCTCACCCATGGATGAGGACATTAGAGGGCTGGATCACAAGAGGACCTTGCCTGGAACCACCACTTGCAGTGGGCATGCTGGGCTAagggagactccatctccagCCATTTCAGGCCCATACATACTGCACGTTACTGGCCCAAGACAAGCAAGTGACGGGTTCAGAGGGCTTCCTGCTGCAGGCATTTAGAGAGCAAGCCAGGGAGCCAGGACCCAGCACAGCAGGGGGACACTAGGGCCCACGCCCTGCTGGAGCCCTGGGTGCAGGCTGGACAGCACTGGAAATGCAGGAGGGGGCCAGGCTCAGTGAGGTCACTAGAGAGGCATGAAAAGTTCTTAGAGGGGGGTCAGCGTGGATATTGTGAGCCTTTTCGCCTGAGCTGACAAGGGGCTGCAGGGAACAGAGTGCCAGGACCCAGTGATATCCAAGTTCCttgccagggctggaggggcagaggaggcCTGCCAGCCACCCCACCCACTCTTCTCACCCATAGAAGGGGACAGTTCCTACTTCTCAGCCTCACCCATGGACCTGGCCATCTAGGGACCCCTACTCCCTGACCCAGCCTGGGGGGATTCCCCGAAGGCCCAGGGGGTGGGGACTCCcatcttctgtttttcctccgttttctttccagaaaaaatGGAACAATagcccaggcccctgctccccaccctccccaccgcTTCCTGCGTTTCCTGCTGCCCCTGAGCCGGCTTCCTgcccctgctccagcccctgctccctccctagCCCAGCTGCCTGCAGGGGAGGAAAGAgctggggggtggaggggttgcccctgcttccctctcagagtctgggtggtggtggtgaagggcAGGCAAGGTgccctcagcctctctgagcttggCATCCAACCTTGCAGACCCCAGTCCTAGGCCCAAGTTGCTGTCTGcgggattggggtggggggagtcccTGAGCTGGGGGGGGCATAGGCAGGAAACAATGGCGTGATTTTCCTGGACAATGGGGGCCTTGTGAGGAAgcctggcagggagaggagggggaatTCTCCAGGCCCACGAGTCACAGGACTGACCAGCCAGGCTGGCCTGGGCCTGACCTCCCCCAGTTCTACCCCAAAAGACCCCCCTCCCTATTTGGAGACCTGGCCCAGGCCTCCCAGAAAGGAGAAGTAGGGACCATGGGAGGGAAGCGGAAGAGGTGTGGGCTGCCCAGGCCACTCCCGAGCCCCACAGAGGCCAGtccagggaggggctggtggtCAGGTCTCTTTCAGAGGCCAGGGAGCCCTAAGGCGGTGCTAAGAGGTGGGCCCTAGCCTTGGGATCTCTAGCCCCTTCTGCACAGCCCCTGACCTCCCATGCCCGAGGTCTACATCAGGCACCAGAACAGCAACCCAGGATGAGACAAATTCAGGGCACAGGCAGGCAGCAAGGCAGCATGGAGAAAAAGCAGGGGATGCGGAGGTGAGGCTGAGGCTTAGCAGGTGTTAGAGTTGGGGGCGGGGAGGTAGCAGAAAGGGCACAAGTAAAAAGAAGTCCTAAAACTTTGAGTAAGTTGCTGCCCCTGTCTGGGCCTCATATTCCCCAACTGAAAACGGAGACAATGGCCACCCAGCCTGAGATTCTGGTAAAGACAGTGTTTTGCCAGTCTGTGGGGTCCCACAAATGGCTAGATACTGGCCAGGAAGCAGCAAGAGTTGGTCTTCAAGAGGAGAGGTGGACCCTGGCACCAGGGGAGGTGCCTGTTCCCACTCCGCCCATCTGCCTGCCTGTTGCGGTTCCTCTTTGGAATGAGCTTCTTTGGGGCTTACTAATGGTCAGGTCTGAGCCTCCAGCAGCCAGCCTGGAGGCTGGTGTGAAGCTGGAAGTTAGGAGTGACAGAGGatgcaaaggagagagaggacTCAAGAGATGTGAGCAGTAGAATCTTCAGGACAGCTGGCATTTAGACCATCCTTGTGAGATGGCAGCCCCAGAGTGAAGGCTTTAAAAGCGTGATCTGTTTAATACTTGTAGCAGCTCTCTGAGGTGAGTTTTGTTAACATCCTTAGCTTTACAGACTGTTCAGGACTCAGCCCCATCTGGCTCAGAGGAGCGGGTGGATTTCAAGACCATTCTCTGAATTAGGAGATACTGCAGGAAAATTTGCTGGGCACGGTGGGATGGTAAAGGTGGTCACTGAGGGCATACGTATCTCAGGTGCAGCTGCTGATGGGCAGCTAAATGGACTTCTGTCTGACCTGGAGTTCCAAATGTGGAAGATgccagtggggagggggaagctGGCACCTCAAAGAGGCTGGGACAGCCTTGGGGGGCAGGCAGAAGTTGAGGAGAGGCTGGGCTCTGAGAAGCACCAGCACTGAAATGCCTGGGAGTTGGGGGTGCATCACAGAAACAGAGCcaagggcagcagggaggggctgggcagcagTGCCTGATGCCTCCACCAGGCCCAGAGGGCTTGGCCAGCAATGGGATTGGGGGTTGTGGCTTTAGGCTCTGAAAATTGAGTGTGAGTACCCTGGTTCTGCCACCTCCTCTAACAAGTCTTCCCTGACTCACCAGGCTGTGTCAGTGcacttccctctgccccacccccagtaCCCTGTGCTGCCCCCATTACAGCCCTGTCACCTGGGTAGGAGAGCTGAGGGATGTGCCTGACACATGTCCAGAAACATAGTTCACTTGGATATCACATCTCCTGTACAATGCAATTGACTGTAATCAGAAAATAGAGGGGCCCTTCATACCTTGGTGATTCTATGactttgtcctttttctgttcctctAAAACTTCTCTCACTCTAGCCATTTTTATCCTGGTGAGAGATTTGCAAGttgctgcttctcctccctgTACAGAGTATGATGGCCCCATTTGGGGTCAAAGCCATGAGCCCCTGCCAACTCTGACCACCACTCCTATATCTGCCCCAAGCTCCTCTTTTGTGGCCAAGCACCGTCACTTTCTTCAACCCaaccctttctcttcccttccagcTTCATCACTAGGTGTCTTTTGGAGTCTTTCCCTTGGAAGTGGCTGCACTAGCCACAATGTGATATGGGCACCGGGGGCCTGTGGTACCTGCTGGGCTTCTTTTCTCACCAAGggcttccctcctgctccccacctccATATGGGTTCTGATTCACACTCCTGCCTCAACAAAATGACAAAACACTCATGGATTTCTCTGGAAATTAAAGCCATAAATGCTGAGAGCCTGCCACATTGCCAGTTTTTATTCAGTGTAGTATTAgggaaaagttagaaaaaattagccaggcatggtggcatgtgcctgtagtcccagctactccagaggctgaggcaggaggattgcttgagcccaggagttagttAGGATTGCACtattgcactgtagcctgggtgacagagggagccctgtctctaaaacaaaaagttagaatGCTGCCTTTGGAGCCACACAGACTACGTTGGAATCTCTGCATTATTTGCTACGTGATCTCAGCCAAGTCATTTCcctacagtttcctcatctgtaaaatgggaatactatTATCAACCTCATGGAGTTGTTTGAGTGCTAGGGCCCAGTGTAAAATGTTTGGTCTGCAGTAGACCCTCAGAAAATGTATCTCAGTGTTGTCATTCTTGTCTGATTCCACTCTGCCCCCAGCTGTGTGCTCTCTAGGGCAGGATCTAGACCCATTCACCTCTGTGCCTAGCCAGGATGTCGGTCAGATGAGTTTGCTTCCAGCTCTTTCCCTGTCTCTACCACCTGATCCTGGAGCATCCATAATCCTGCCCCTCTTCTTCCCTAGTTCTGCTGCTGCAGCCCATTGAGGGTGACGACATGGAGCACAAGACCCTGAAGATCACTGACTTTGGCCTGGCCCGAGAGTGGCACAAAACCACACAAATGAGCGCTGCAGGCACCTATGCCTGGATGGCCCCTGAAGTTATCAAGGCCTCCACTTTCTCTAAGGGCAGTGATGTCTGGAGGTGCGACCCTGGTGGGGGGTGGACAGGGTCTGCTATGGGGCTACAGAGGGCAGAGATGGCTGCCTAAGTCTAGGGCTGGGCAGACCATTTAGTTCCTGGTTGCTTTGGGGTGAAGTGGCAGTAAATGGGCACAGGAGGAGACACAGACCCTTTGTCTCACCCACAGCTTTGGGGTGCTGCTATGGGAACTGCTGACTGGGGAAGTGCCCTACCGTGGCATTGACTGCCTTGCTGTGGCCTATGGCGTGGCAGTTAATAAACTCACACTGCCCATCCCATCTACCTGTCCCGAGCCCTTCGCACAGCTGATGGCAGGTAAGAGGACAGGACGGGGCGGGTGAGGGGCAGAGCTCCCTGGCCCAGGACGCATCCACCCACAGACCCCCTTCTTACTCTGTCCCCCCTCCACGCCCTGCACCTAGAGTGCTGGGCGCAGGACCCCCACCGCAGGCCCGACTTCGCCTCCATCCTGCAGCAGTTGGAGGCGCTAGAGGCGCAGGTCCTTCGGGAAATGCCGCGGGACTCCTTCCATTCCATGCAGGAAGGCTGGAAACGCGAGATCCAAGGCCTCTTCGACGAGCTGCGGGCCAAGGAAAAGGTTCGAGTAGGCGAAGGGCCAAGGTTGGAAGAGTTGGGGCGGGCGCCGGAGTCGGTGCCAGGCTGACTCCACCGCCTTCATTGTCCCGGACGCAGGAACTACTGAGCCGCGAGGAGGAGCTGACGCGCGCTGCGCGCGAGCAGCGGTCACAGGCGGAGCAGCTGCGGCGGCGCGAGCACCTGTTGGCCCAGTGGGAGCTAGAGGTGTTCGAGCGCGAGCTGACACTGCTGCTGCAGCAGGTGGACCGCGAGCGGCCTCACGTGCGGCGCCGCCGCGGCACTTTTAAGCGCAGCAAGCTCAGGGCGCGCGACGGCGGCGAGCGCATCAGCATGCCCCTGGGTAAGGGGCGGGCCTCGGGACACCGCCCCGCCATTGGCTGCGTGGGCGGAGGGGTGGGGTCAGGCTTGGGAGCTGACCGCATTGGGATTGGCTTAGGGTGTTGGTGGGTGGGACCGCGAGCTGAAGGCTAGAAGGGGTGGGACCAGGAGTGTTTTTTTCGGTCTGTGGGCGAGTTCTGGCGGAAATATTTGCATGTCCGTCTGGGAGTGGCTGCGCCCGGGAAGGGGCGGGGCTCATGAAAGTTCTGGGAAGGCCTGAGAGGGAGGGCGGGGCTGGCACGGCAGAATCGCAGACTCTGCTGCGCTTCTGCAGGAGGTGGAGTTTAGCCCATTGGCTTTCCTTATTCAGAGCCTGGGGCCCAGGAAGGCAGTGAGGTTGGCCCCCAGTCACACAGCCACCGTGCCACTGCCTGCGTGGTCTGGGAGCCGGCGAGGCCCCCTGCAGGTTGGGGTTCTGGCTCTTCTTCACCACAAACCTACACCCTGCCTTCCCCCACCCAAACCCCAGACTTCAAGCACCGCATCACCGTGCAGGCCTCCCCCGGCCTTGACAGGAGAAGAAACGTCTTCGAGGTCGGGGCTGGGGATTCGCCCACCTTCCCGCGGTTCCGGGCCATCCAGTGTAAGAAACCTCGCCTCCCCACCacacctcccccaccacccctaTTATCCTGTCAAACCTCATCCTTGGAGGTGAATCCCACCAAGtgtctcctccccttcttcctcctccccaggctcCCTACCCTATCTGTCTAGACTGTTACCTCTGAGTTCcccaaacaatatttattttacttatttttttagtcAGATAATTGTATGACactatatattaatttaattcctTGCAATAATTCTTTTAAGTAGTTGTCATTATTATCGTCTaagttttatagatgagcaaagtgAAAAAGGTAACTTGCTCCAcatctagtaagtggcagagccagaatctAAACCCAGGCAGTTAGTGTCAATGTCTGTACTACTAAGCAGCAAACGTCAGCTGAAGGACTAGATGAGATGCCCCACCCCACTGCTGGCCCCAGGACCCATCTATCTTGCCCAAAGCCCACACTGGGAATAGTATGCAGCCCAGTCTGCTCCCTGTCTTCTAAGAGTTGCCCCTGAAGTTTGACTCTCATGATGGGTAGAGGACAAGGGTCAACTGAGATTCCATTGGTTTCCCCCCCATAGTGGAGCCAGCAGAACCAGGCCAGCAGTGGGGCCGCCAGTCCCCCCGACGGCTGGAGGACTCAAGCAATGGAGAGCGGCGAGCTTGCTGGGCCTGGGGTCCCAGTtcccccaggcctggggaagCCCAGAATGGGAGGTGAGTGTCCCCCACCCTACCATTGTCTGCTTTCCCCCAGTCTTGAGATTCATGAAGTGTCCCTTCTTCACCCTCCCTTCACCAGGAGAACATCCCGCATGGACGAAGCCACGTGGTACCTGGATTCAAATGACTCCTCCCCCTTAGGATCTCCTTCCACACCCCCAACACTCAATGGTGAGTGGCCTTGCCTCCCACTAGCAGCGGGGAGCTCCTTCTGTGCACATCTTGGGGGAGGCCATGAGAAGACAACAGGCAGAGCAGGAATCCTGCCCTGATTGTTCTCAGTCTGGAGACCGGGAGACTGAGGCTGAGACAGGACAGGGCCAGTCCTAGAACCCAGGCCTGACCTGGGGGCCCAGAGCCTAGTCCCCCTGTTCAGACCCAGCCTGCAAGAGGGTTCTGTCCTGCCCCTGTGGTAGCCCCAATGCCCTCAGCAGGCCCTtgggagaaaaggaagacagaatgGTACCCCCCCATTTGGTACCCGAAGGAAAGGAAGtccccagagaggggaaggaaaccGCCCATGTGGGGTGGAGCCAGACAAGTGCTACAGTGTGCTTCTCAGACCCCTTCTGGGGAGCCTGCAGGTGGAGAAGAGAGCAAGACAGCTGAGCAGGCAAGGATCCTGGGCCCATTCTCACCACACCTAGGGCAGTTCAGGGCTTCTGCGTGCCAGACATTCCATCCAAGCATCAACCCTGTGAGGGAGGTgctgttattattctcattttagagataaggaaactgagactctgagATGTGAAATAACTTACCTAAGACCCCCAGctaaggatttgaacccagagaaAGACTTCAGCTCCCATGCTCATAGTGACCTTCCTTGGAAGCTTTCACCTAAAGAAAGGATTTCTTACATACAagctgttcaggaggctggaGGGTCGGGCCAAGAGCAGGGCTCAGGCATCAGAGGGATGAGGGTTCAGTGCAACACTGCTCACCCTTGGCAGGGGTTAGAAGGTTATGCCCTCCCTTATTTGGGGGTCCCTGTGCCAAGCCAGGGACCATTTTTGgagcccccaggcctccctgctgCTCACAGCCAGCATGCAAGATCTGCTTAGCTGCTCTCAGACCAGAGTCCTGTTCAGCAAACAATTTAgactcctcccaccccacccagccaatCACATCCACCATCACCTGAGCTATATCCGATAGTAATAACACCAAGTAAGGTTTATTGGGTCTCTTCTATGTACCAGACAATTCTGTGAGGTGGGTATTATTATAAGCAAGTTTTacagtggaggaaactgaggcacagagaggttacaaGGTTTGATGGAAGGCACCCAGCAGAGCAGAGATTTGAACCTAGATCTGACTCCAGAGGTAGGGCCCTGGATCCCCGGTGCCCCCCAGTCTTCTCCTCCAGCAGTTGTATTACCCACACTGGCTGTGCTGCAGGGACTAAACTGAGAATTGGAAGACCAAGGGGGCTTCTTGGATTTACCCACTCTAGAATGCACCAGGCCAGAAGGGTCAATGGAGAACTTGAGGTCCTGTCAACCCAGGTGTGTAGGTCAAAGCAGCCCCAACCATGTTCTGCAGAGCCCTTTGGCCTTGCCCTCCCTGAGCTCCGAGGGGCAGAGACACAGGGTCTGACCCTTATCCTTCTCAAGTGTGTCCCTTTACCTGAAAAGACATCACTTGCCCTAGCCCAGTTGCTGGGTGAGCCTAAGCCCACACTCTAGCCACCATCTGGGTCCATGAGAATACATGACCTTGACCTTGCAACCACCCACAGTCAGAAGCCTGGCTGAGAATCAAAGAATAGGACCTCACAGAGGTCCCAGACCCTGTGAGATTGTCCCAGGCATAAGCCACACCATCAGGGAGCCACATCTCCCATCCACCCAGCTTGTCCCCTGCTGGGTGTCCTAGCCCCTAGGGAACTGGTTGCAGTGAGTTGCACATTGTCGGGGCGCATTCAGCCTGCACTGACAGGGACCACCCTTTGAAGCTTGTTGCCCTGGAGCCACTAACTACCACATGGCCATGTCCTCTCCATGAGGGCCCATGGAAGCAATTTCACCTTTACCTCTGGGTCAAGAATGGCCATGCTGCTTTCTCCTAAACAGGGTTGCCAACTCTTTCTGCCAGGAAGCATGGAGGCAAATTCAAATTCTAGCTGAAttaccttggacaagtcacttaccTCTGGGAACCTCAGTTTCTCAAGCCATTGACTGCAGGAACTTCTGTTCACTCTCATCTTGTGTGCTAGACTCTATCTTCTCTTCCTTTGtctcatttctcttggttattttattttattttttgttttatttttatttatttttttagagacagggtctcactctatcactccacccaggctggagtgtagtggtgcaatcatagctcactgcagtctcaaactcctgggttcaaaggatgctcttgcctcagcctcccaagtagctggaagtacaggcgcacagcaccatgcccagctgattattttattttttgtaaagacagggtctcgctatgttgcctcaGCTAGTCTTGAactagcctcaagtgatcttcccacactggtctcccaaagtgctgagattacagtcgtgagccaccgcacctggccctctcttgcttattttatttatttatttttgttt
Protein-coding regions in this window:
- the MAP3K11 gene encoding LOW QUALITY PROTEIN: mitogen-activated protein kinase kinase kinase 11 (The sequence of the model RefSeq protein was modified relative to this genomic sequence to represent the inferred CDS: deleted 1 base in 1 codon) — protein: MEPLKNLFLKSPLGSWNGSGSGGGGGGGGGRPEGSPKAAAYANPVWTALFDYEPSGQDELALRKGDRVEVLSRDAAISGDEGWWAGQVGGQVGIFPSNYVSRGGGPPPCEVASFQELRLEEVIGIGGFGKVYRGSWRGELVAVKAARQDPDEDISVTAESVRQEARLFAMLAHPNIIALKAVCLEEPNLCLVMEYAAGGPLSRALAGRRVPPHVLVNWAVQIARGMHYLHCEALVPVIHRDLKSNNILLLQPIEGDDMEHKTLKITDFGLAREWHKTTQMSAAGTYAWMAPEVIKASTFSKGSDVWSFGVLLWELLTGEVPYRGIDCLAVAYGVAVNKLTLPIPSTCPEPFAQLMAECWAQDPHRRPDFASILQQLEALEAQVLREMPRDSFHSMQEGWKREIQGLFDELRAKEKELLSREEELTRAAREQRSQAEQLRRREHLLAQWELEVFERELTLLLQQVDRERPHVRRRRGTFKRSKLRARDGGERISMPLDFKHRITVQASPGLDRRRNVFEVGAGDSPTFPRFRAIQLEPAEPGQQWGRQSPRRLEDSSNGERRACWAWGPSSPRPGEAQNGRRTSRMDEATWYLDSNDSSPLGSPSTPPTLNGNPPRPSPEPEEPRRPSPAERGGSSGTPRLIERALLRGTALLASLGLGRDLQPPGGPSRERGEPPPMPPTPVPTPCPAELPPSPLMRLSSKTPDTPPTPAPLLLDLGVPAGQRSAKSPRREEEMRGGTVSPPPGTSRSAPGTPGTPRSPPLGLISRPRPSPLRSRIDPWSFVSAGPRPSPLPSPQPAPRRAPWTLFPDSDPFWDSPPANPFRGGPQDCRAQTKDMGAQAPWVPEAGP